CTTTTGGTAAAACTGTTCGGCAACCGTGGACAGCATGCACGTGTAGCTGTAGGTACCTTTGCTCTCCCCATGAATATTCCTGTGGAAATTGAAATGGTAGTCCGTGTGCGGGTATAAAAAGCTAGTCTTGAGATAAAGTGTTGAGAAAAAATTGTTTAGAAATATGACATACAGTTTTTGTGTCTGGAGACAGCTATGAATATTATGTTAAAAAAATTTCTAATAATAGCGGGTACTTTTGCAAAGATCCTAATTACTTACCAAACTATTTTGGCAATCTCTGTGAATTTTGCTACCTCTATAATAAAGCCAATAGACAATGGGGTGCCGCTATGGAGCATCTGTGATCGTCTATGCTATGCCCCCAAGGGAGATCCTCATTGCTTGGAAAGCGGGAGCTGCAATGCTGACAGTTCTCCATGCAAGCCCATCAAGCTCGAAAATATGTCTCGAAAAATCCATGGCCCCCTCCCCCAAATCCCTCTCGTTCCCACAGGTGGGATCACCGCGGAGAACGCTGGCGAGTTCATCAAAGCTGGTGCGGCCCTGGTTTGCGTGGGGTCTTGGCTTGTGGATAAGAAAGCCGTGGCCGAAGGTCGCTACGAAATCCTCACCCAGCGAGCCCACGCCCTTATGGAAGCGGTAAAGCGAGCGCGTGAGAAGCTCCGCGAAAAATAAAAAGGAGGCGCAGATGCCTTACGATCTTGTAACGTTTGGAGAAGCGATGATTCGTCTCTCTCCTCCGGACTTTCAGCGTCTAGAACAGACAAAATCTCTCGATGTAAATGTTGGTGGGGCGGAATTGAACGTGGCCGTGGCTGCCCAACGGTTGGGACTGCGCTGCGCTTACGTCACGCGCCTTACCAACAACCCCTTGGGCCGAATGATTGCCAATAAGGCCCGGGAACAGGGAGTTGACACGTCTCATATCGTTTGGACCGATGGCGATCGCGTTGGCCTCTATTTCGTGGAGTTTGGAGCTAGCCCCCGGGCAAGCTCCGTTCTTTACGATCGCCGAGACTCAGCTATGGCTAAAATCCAGCCCGGGGAAGTGGATTGGGACAAAATCTTTTCGCAAACAAAGGCCTTCCACACTACCGGAATCACCCCAGCCCTCTCCCCCTCCGCGGCAGAAGCTACAAAGGAAGCAGTGAAAAAAGCCAAAGAACATGGAGTTTTCGTTTCCATCGATCTCAACTACCGTGCCCGCCTCTGGAGCCAAGAAGAGGCACGACGAGTCATGACTGAACTAGTTTCTCAGGCAGACATCCTCATCACCACTGAAGAGGA
The genomic region above belongs to Methanomassiliicoccales archaeon and contains:
- a CDS encoding thiamine phosphate synthase, whose product is MESGSCNADSSPCKPIKLENMSRKIHGPLPQIPLVPTGGITAENAGEFIKAGAALVCVGSWLVDKKAVAEGRYEILTQRAHALMEAVKRAREKLREK
- a CDS encoding sugar kinase; amino-acid sequence: MPYDLVTFGEAMIRLSPPDFQRLEQTKSLDVNVGGAELNVAVAAQRLGLRCAYVTRLTNNPLGRMIANKAREQGVDTSHIVWTDGDRVGLYFVEFGASPRASSVLYDRRDSAMAKIQPGEVDWDKIFSQTKAFHTTGITPALSPSAAEATKEAVKKAKEHGVFVSIDLNYRARLWSQEEARRVMTELVSQADILITTEEDAERVFGVKEESFEKVAERLNQMFRNLKAVAITIRETPSVWRNTWTALAYSDGQIFRAPVFDLEIVDRVGAGDAFAGGFLFGYLTKDVQTGLNYGVAISALKQTNPGDFVWATKEEC